A region of the Cupriavidus taiwanensis genome:
TTCGCCCAGGTCGGGCAGCTTGAAGACTCGCATCGGTCCTCCTTGGCTAGCTTGAACGGTCCGGTTGCGGCCGGCGGCCTACGCCGCCAGCGCCCTGCGCGCGGCATCGACGATGCGCGCGACGCCGGGCAGGTAGGTGTACTCCAGCCGCGCCAGCGGCACCACGGTATCGAAGCCGGTCACGCGCTGCACCGGCGCGGCCAGCGAGTACAGCCCCGCGTCGGCCAGCTGCGCCGCGATCTCGGCGCCGAAGCCGGCGGTGCGCGGTGCCTCGTGCACGATCACGCAGCGGCCGGTGCGCGCGACCGCCTCCAGGATGGTCTGCATGTCCAGCGGCTTGAGCGTGGCCACGTCGATGACGGTCGCGGTGACGCCTTCGGCGGCCAGCGCGTCGGCGGCGGCCAGCGTCTCCTGGACCATCGCGCCCCAGCTCACCAGCGTGATGTCGCTGCCTTCGCGCAGCGTGAAGCAGGTGTCGAGCGGCAGCGCCGCGCCGTCATCGGCCACCTCCTGGCGGAACAGCCGGTACAGCCGCGTGGGCTCGAGGAAGATGACCGGATCGGGATCGGCGATTGCCGCCAGCAGCAGCCCGTACGCGCGTGCCGGCGATGACGGCACCACCACGCGGATGCCCGGCATGTGCGCGAACATCGCCTCCGGGCTTTCGGAATGATGCTCGGGCGCGTGGATGCCCGCGCCGCACGGCGAGCGCACCACCAGCGGGCAGGCGAGCCGCCCGCGCGTGCGGTGCCGCATGCGCCCGGCGTGGTTGATGATGTGATCGACCGCCGGGTAGATAAAGCCGGTGAACTGGATCTCGGCCACGGGTTTGAGCCCCATCGCCGCCATGCCGATCGCCGCGCCGACGATGCCGCCTTCGGCCAGCGGCGTATCCATGACGCGCGCGGCGCCGAAGCGCGCCTGCAGGCCCACGGTGGCGCGGAACACGCCGCCGTTGACGCCGATGTCCTCGCCCAGCAGCAGCACATCGGGGTCGTGGTCCAGCGCATGGGCCAGCGCCAGGTTGACTGCTTCGACCAGATTGATTTCCGCCATGGTTCGCTCGCTGTGGGACCGGGTCGGGGAAGGAGTGCGCGGGCAGCGCCGGCGGCGCTGGCAGCGGCTAGCCGTGCTGCGCCGGGAAGCGCCGCGCGATCTCCAGCTGCGCCTGCAGCTCGGCCGGCATGGCCGCGTACAGGCAGTCGAACATCGCGGCCGGGTCCGGCGGCGGCATGGCCAGATAGGTTTCGACCGCCTGCGCCACTTGCTGCGAACACGCCCTGACCAGCGCTTCCTCGCGCGCCGCGTCCCAGGCATGCAGGGCCAGCAGGTGGGTGCGCAGCCGCAGCAGCGGCTCGTGCTGCCAGTGCGCCTTGACGCTGGCTTCGTCGCGGTAGCGCGAGGCATCGTCGGCGGTGGTGTGGTCGCCCAGCCGGTAGGTGATGGCCTCGATCAGCGCGGGGCCGCCGCCATCGCGGGCGCGCGCGATCGCTTCGCCGACGCGGTGGCGCACCGCGACCACGTCGTTGCCGTCGACCTGCTCCCCCGGGATGCCCGCGGCAATGGCCTTCTGCGCCAGCGTCTGGGCCGCGGTCTGGCCGCTGCGCGGCATCGAGATCGCCCACTGGTTGTTGTTGATCACGATCACCAGCGGCGCGCGCCACGCGCCGGCCATGTTCATGCCTTCATAGAAGTCGCCCTTGGAGGTGCCGCCGTCGCCCAGCAGGCAGACCGCCACGCGCGGCTCGCCGCGCAGCTGGAACGCGTAGGCCGCGCCGGCCGCGTGGCACACCTGCGTGCCGATCGGCACGCAGTTGGCAAAGTCATGCGGCGCCGCGGCAAAGCCGCTGCCGCGCTCGTCGCCGCCCCAGTAGAGCAGGCTCTCGGTCATCGTGACGCCGCGCACAAACTGCGCCGCGTGGTCGCGGTACGAGGGCACCAGCACATCTTCCGGTCGCATGGCGTAGGCCACGCCCACGCCGATGGCCTCCTGGCCCAGGGCCGACGCGAACGTGCCGATCTTGCCGGTGCGCTGCAGCGCGATTGCCTTCAGGTCGAACTGGCGCGTCAGCACCATGGCCTGGTACAGCGGTACCAGCGCGTCAGGGTCGCTGCCGAACGGGGGAGGGGGAGCAGTGGTGGGAGTGGTGTCGCCCGGTGGGGCAAGGTAGCGGGTATAGCCGATCTCAAAGCGCGCAACCGTGGACATGGCAGGTCTCTCGATGCGGTTGTCTCGACAGGATCCGCGCGGACCGGGGCGAGGATCTTCGCAGCCCTCCGCGGCAATGATCGCGTTGTGATCCCTGCCGTGCTTTTTGGGCGCGGGGGACTTGAGCTTGAGTGTAGGGCATTTGCGCGGCCGGCGCCGCGCGAAATTGTCTTGCTGCGCACAATGCGGCAGTGCGCGCGCGAGCCGCCGCTCAGCCTTCCAGGTGCGGCTGCATCAGCGCGCGGAACCACTCAAGGAACACCGCGAGCCGTTGCGAACGCTGGCGCCGGTGCGGGTAGAGCAGCGAGACCGGCATGGTGGGTGGGCGCCAGTCGGGCATGACTTCCAGCAACTGTCCGCTGTCGAGCAGGTGCTGCACGTCGAAGCGCGGAATCTGGATCAGGCCGATTCCGCCGAGGCAGCAGGCGATATAGCTCTCGGCATTGTTGACCGAGACGCGCGTTGCCACTTCGGCCTCGTGCGCGCTACCCTCGGCATCCAGGAATTCCCACGGCAGGTCCCGGCCGGTGCGGGGGCTGGCGTAGCCCACCGCGAGATGGCCGCGGCGCAGCTCGCTCGGCTCACGGGGCTCGCCGTGTTCGCGGAGGTAGGCCGGGCTGGCGCAGTTGACCAGCGCGATCCGGCCCAGCGGCCGCACTACCAGGCTGCTGTCGGCCAGCACGCCGAAGCGCACCGCGCAGTCGACGCCTTCCTGCACCAGGTCGATCGCACGGTCGCTGGAGCCCAGCGACAGCTGCAGCCGCGGATGGCGCCGCAGCAAGGCGGGCAACGCAGGTGCCACCAGCCGGCGCGCGATGCGGCTGGGCATATCGACGTTCAGTCGGCCGCTGGCCTGGCGCTGGCCGGCCTGGAACAGCTGGTCGATATCCTCGACCTCGGCCAGCAGCGGGCGCAATCGTTCGAGCAATTGCGCGCCGTCGGCGCTCAGCCGAACCTGGCGCGTGGTCCGGTGCAGCAGGCGCGTGCCAACCTGGGCCTCCAGGCCCTGCACCGCCGCCGACACCGAGGCGCGCGGCAGCCCAAGCGCATGGGCGGCCTTGATGAAGCTCCCCATCTCGGCCACCTGCAGGAATACGCGGTACTGGTCGAATCTGTCCATGCGCCTCGCTCGTCGATGGCGCAAGCATACCTGCAATGCGTGCGGGTACCGGCGCCTGGCGGGCTGGCCTATGGCTTATTTGGTCGTGTATCCGCCGTTGATGAGCAGGGTCTGGCCGGTGATCCACCAGCCGTCGCTGACCAAGTGGCGGATCAAGGGCACCACATCCTCGATATGCGTCAGTCCCGTCGGCGAGAACGGCGACAGCGCCGCCGCGCTCTTGTGATAGGCCACGGCATCGTCGCCCTCCTGGCCGTAGAAGAACGGCGTGTCCATCGGGCCCGGACCCACCGCCGTCACCGAGATGCCGCGCGCGCCGAACTCCTTGGCCGCGGCGCGGGTAAAGTGTTCGACCGGCGCCTTGGTGCCGGCATAGGCGGCATAGAAGGGCGTGAACGCACCCAGCAGCGAGGTCACCAGCGTGACGATCTTGCCGTGGTCGTTGACGTGGCGGCCGGCTTCCTTGAGGAAGAAGAAGGCGCTCTTGGCGTTGACGGCCGACATCTCGTCGTACTCGGCCTCGCTGATGTCGGCGAACGGCTTCTTCAGCACCTTGCCCACCGTGTTGATGGCGATATCGGGACGGCCCACCGCGGCCACGGCATCGGCAAACAACCGCTCGACCGCGCCCGCGCTGGTCAGGTCCGCCTGCAGCGCCACGGCCTCGGCGCCGCTTGCCTGGAGCGCCCGGACCGTGGCATCGGCGTCGGCGCGCGAGGCCGCGCTGTTGTAGTGGATGGCGATAGCGCGGGCGCCCTGGGCGGCCAGGTCGCGCGCGATCAGCCCGCCCAGGTTCTTGGCGCCGCCGGCGATCAGCGCGACCTTGCCGCGGATGGAATGGTCAGCCATGAAACTCTCCTGTGGATGCGTCGAAGGAGGCTTCAGCTTAGGCGGGCAAGAGGTGGGAATAAATCGGCGGCGACTGGATAGATCATCCAGAAAACCAGAACAATGCGGGGCGGCATCGGACGCGGCGGCGGTGCCGTGCCGGCCCGTAGAAGTCAAAGCGAAGGCGCGCCCCGTGGCGCGCCTTGCGGGCCGGGCGCAGCGTTCAGCGCTGGTACGGCGGCGGCACGAAGCCGGCGAAGCGCTGCTGCGTCACCGCCTTGAACTCCGCGGACTGGTAGGCCTCGCGGATGTCCTTGACGAAGGGCTTGTTCAGGTCGGCGGTCTTCACCGCGACCAGGTTCATGTAGTAGTCCGGAATCTTCTCCAGCGCCAGCGCCGAGGTCAGCTTCAGCCCCGAGGCCAGCGCATAGTTGCCGTTGACGAAGGCATAGTCGACATCGTCGAGCGAGCGCGGCAGCTGCGCGGCTTCGAGCTGGACCAGCTTGAGCTTGTGCGGGTTGGCGTCGATATCGCGTTCGCTGGCGCGGATCGGGTCGGTGCCTGGCTTGAGCGTGACCCAGCCGATCTGCTGCAGGATGGCGATGGCGCGCGCCAGGTTGGTCGGATCGTTCGGCAACGACACGGTGTTGCCCGGCTTCACCTCGGCCAGCGCCTTGTGCTTGCGGCTGTAGATGCCGATCGGCGCGGTCGGCACCTGGACCACGTCGCTCAGGGCCAGCTTGCGGTCGGCCGAAAATTTCTTCAGGTAGGCCACGTGCTGGAAGGCATTGGCGTCGATGGCGCCGTCGGCCAGCGCCAGGTTGGGCTGCACGTAGTCGCTGAACTCGACGATGGTGACCTTGTAGCCGCGCTGTTCCAGCAACGGCTTGACGCCATAGCGGATCTGGTCTGCGTACGGGCCCGCGGTGGCCCCGAAGCGGATTTCCTTCTTGTCCGGATCGGCCGCGGCGGCGCCATGGACCACGCCCAGCGCCAGCACGACTGCTGCCAGCCGCGCGGCCAGGCCGAATTTCCCGTATTGCATCGGATGCTCCCCTTTGATGTGGTTGTTGCTCGCGGCGTCGCGCCGTGGCATCGGCCCATTGTATGGAAAAGCAGCCAAAGGACGAACGAGCGATTACGCATGGCGATATGCCCGGGCGGAATAAGGCCTACGCTGTAGGAACGCGTCACCCGCTTGCCCTGCCCTGGGAGGCTGCCATGCCCGAACAACTGACCAAGCATCCCGACGTCACCCTGCAGGTGCTGCGCAGCGCCGGCGCCCGCTGCGGCGAGGGCGAGACCCAGGCCATTCTGCGCAGTTGTCCGCCGGCGCGCTTTTGCAAGCTGCCCGGCGGCGAGGTCTGCGTGTACGGGCTCGATGGCGCGCCCGCGATGACGCAGTTCACCGCCGCCGACTGGCAGTCGCTCGCCCCCCTGGCTCGCGGCAGCGCCGACGCCGACGCCGCGGGCCCGTGGAGCGGCATGACGGTGGCGATCTTCGTTGCCGGCGTGGCGGCCGGTGCGCTGGCCGCCGCGGTGCTGGGCCGCTGGCGGCGCGGCCGTCGCCGGGGTTAGGAGCGGCCGGCCTCGGTTTTTCGCTGGCATGGTGTTTGCGGCGATTTCCCGGCCATGACACAGTTGCCGACCGCTTCCGACCGCTTCCGCCTGCTGGAGAACGGCGAGGAGTATTTTCCGTGCGTGTTCGACGCCATTGCGCGCGCGCGCCGAAGCGTACTGTTGGAAACTTTTATCCTCTTTGAAGACGAGGTAGGTCACAAATTGCACGCAGCCCTGCTGGCGGCGGCGCGCCGCGGCGTGCGCGTGGCGCTGACGGTGGACGGCTTCGGCTCGCATGACCTGTCGCCGGCCTTCATCACCAGCCTGGTCGATGCAGGCGTGCAGTTCTGCACATTCTCGCCGCGGCCGCGGCTGTTCGGCGTGCGCACGCATATCTTCCGGCGCATGCACCGCAAGCTGATCGCCATCGATGCCGAAGTCGCGTTCGTCGGCGGCCTCAATTTCTCCGCGGAACACCTGTACCAGTTCGGGCCGCTGGCCAAGCAGGACTATGCGGTGGAAATCCGCGGGCCGGTTGCGCGCCAGGTCCACGACTTCCTGGTGCGCGCGATGCCAGGCGCGTGCCCGCCGCCGTCCCTGGCCGGGCCGCAGGCCGGGCGCGAGGAGCGGGATCCGTGCACGCATCCCGCACGCGCTTGCCTGGTCACGCGCGACAACCATCGCCACCGCAACGACATCGAGTTTGCCTACCTGGACGCGATCCGCGCGGCGCGGCGCGAGGTCATCATCGCCAACGCGTACTTCCTGCCGGGCTACCGGCTGCTGCATGCGCTGTGCGAGGCCGCCGCGCGCGGCGTGCGGGTGCGGCTGCTGTTGCAGGGCAAGCCCGACATGCCGTGGGTGGCGCGCGCCGGCGGCCTGCTCTACGCGCAGCTGCAGGACGCCGGGGTGCAGATCCTCGAATACGTCGAGCGGCCGTTCCACGGCAAGGTCGCGGTGGTCGATGACGACTGGGCTACGGTCGGCTCAAGCAACCTCGACCCGCTGAGCCTGTCGCTGAACCTCGAGGCCAATCTCGTGATCCGCGATGAAGCCTTTGCACGCCACCTGCGCAGCCGGCTGGAAGCGCTGATCGGCGCGCGCTGCCGCGCGGTGCCGCCGGGGCTGAAGTCTCCGCGCAACCGCCTCGATGCGCTGGGCGCGACGCTGATGTTCCACTTCCTGCGGCGCTTCCCGTCCTGGGCGGGCTGGCTGCCGGCGCATGCGCCCCGGCTGGTGCAGCCGATGCCGGGCGGGCGGCGCAACGCGCGGCGCGTGGTGGTGTTGCGCGGAGGCGCGGAATGACGGGCGCCGAGGCCCTGACCGCCATCCGCCAGCACGCGCACTGGCCGGCCTGGCGCCGTGCCATCGGCATCCTCTTCATTGCCGCCGTGCTGGCGCTGATCGCGCGCAAGCTGGGCACCATCGACTGGAACGCGGTGCTGGAAGCGCTGCGCGGCTTCAACGCGCGCACACTGCTGCCGGCGGCCGGCTTCGTGGCACTGAGCGGGCTGCTGTACAGCCAGTTCGACGTGCTCGGCTGTCGCTATGCCGGGCACCCGCTGCCGCTGCGCCGGGTGATGGCGATCTCCTATGTCAGCTACACGCTCAGCCTCAACCTGGGCGCCACGCTGGGCGGCGCGGGCGTGCGCTACCGGCTGTACTCGCGCGCGGGACTGAGCGCGCCGCAGATCTGGAGCCTGTTCGTGGTGGTGGTCACGACCAACTGGCTCGGCTATGCGGTGCTGGCGGGCACCATCCTCGCCGGCGAACTGGTGGTGCTGCCGCCGGAGTGGGGCATTCCCGCGGCGCTGACGCGGATGCTCGGCGTGCTGATGCTGGCCATACCGGCCGCCTACCTGGCCGCGTGCGCGCTCTGGCACGGCCGCCACCGTACCGTGCGCGACCACGACATCTACGTGCCCACGGTACGCTTCGCCGCGTTGCAATGCGTGCTGTCGGCCGCTCACTGGATGTCGATGGGGGCGATCCTCTATGCGCTGCTGCATACGCATGCGACCTACTTCACGGTGCTGGGCGTGCTGCTGGCTTCCGGGCTGGCGGGCGTGGTGGTGCGCATCCCGGGCGGCCTCGGGGTGATCGAGACCGTGTTCCTGACGATGCTGGGCGACCAGGTGCCGCACGGGCTGCTGCTCGCGGCGCTGATCGCGTATCGGGCGCTGTATTACCTTATTCCGTTGATGATTGGGGCGGTGAGCTATTTCGTGCTGGAGGCGCGGGGCAAGCGCGGTGACGAGGAAGAGGTGAGGTGATCGGCTAGTGCATGCGCCTACCCTCTCCCCCGGCCCCTCTCCCGCGAGCGGGAGAGGGGAGAAAAACCGCGGGCAGGAGGTCAGGCCGCGGCCAGCGCGCGGTCCAGGTCCTCGATCAGGTCGTCGATATGCTCGATGCCGATCGACAGCCGCACCATGTCTTCACTGACGCCGGCCGCGTGCAGTTCTTCGGCATTGAGCTGGCGGTGCGTGGTCGACGCAGGGTGCGTGGCCAGCGACTTGGCGTCGCCGATATTGACCAGCCGCGTGAACAGCTGCAGCGCATCGAGGAAGCGCGCGCCGCCCTCGCGGCCGCCCTGCTTCAGGCCGAACGACAGGATGCCGGGCCCGCGGCCGCCAAGGTATTGCTGCACCAGCGCGTGGTCGGGGTGGTCCGGCAGGCCGGCAAAATTGACCCACGCCACCTTGGTGTGCTGCTGCAGGTGGCGCGCGATCGCCAGGGCGTTGTCGGTGATCCGGTCCAGCCGCAGCGCCAGCGTCTCGATGCCCTGCAGGATCAGGAACGCGTTGAACGGCGACAGCGCCGCGCCGGTATTGCGCAGCGGCACCACGCGCGCGCGGCCGATATAGGCGGCCGGCCCCAGCGCTTCCGTATAGACCACGCCGTGATACGACACGTCCGGCTCGTTCAGGCGGCGGAAGCGCTCCTTGTGCTGCGCCCACGGGAACTTGCCGCTGTCGACGATGGCGCCGCCGACGCTGTTGCCGTGGCCGCCCAGGTACTTGGTCAGCGAATGCACGACGATATCCGCGCCATGCTCGAATGGCCGGCACAGGTAGGGCGACGGCACCGTGTTGTCGACGATCAGCGGCACGCCGTGGTTGTGCGCCACGCGCGCGATCGCGGCGATATCGACCACGTTGCCTAGCGGGTTGCCCACCGACTCGACGAATACGGCCTTGGTGCGGGCATCGATCAGGTCGCCGAAGCTG
Encoded here:
- a CDS encoding alpha-ketoacid dehydrogenase subunit beta, yielding MAEINLVEAVNLALAHALDHDPDVLLLGEDIGVNGGVFRATVGLQARFGAARVMDTPLAEGGIVGAAIGMAAMGLKPVAEIQFTGFIYPAVDHIINHAGRMRHRTRGRLACPLVVRSPCGAGIHAPEHHSESPEAMFAHMPGIRVVVPSSPARAYGLLLAAIADPDPVIFLEPTRLYRLFRQEVADDGAALPLDTCFTLREGSDITLVSWGAMVQETLAAADALAAEGVTATVIDVATLKPLDMQTILEAVARTGRCVIVHEAPRTAGFGAEIAAQLADAGLYSLAAPVQRVTGFDTVVPLARLEYTYLPGVARIVDAARRALAA
- the pdhA gene encoding pyruvate dehydrogenase (acetyl-transferring) E1 component subunit alpha; the protein is MSTVARFEIGYTRYLAPPGDTTPTTAPPPPFGSDPDALVPLYQAMVLTRQFDLKAIALQRTGKIGTFASALGQEAIGVGVAYAMRPEDVLVPSYRDHAAQFVRGVTMTESLLYWGGDERGSGFAAAPHDFANCVPIGTQVCHAAGAAYAFQLRGEPRVAVCLLGDGGTSKGDFYEGMNMAGAWRAPLVIVINNNQWAISMPRSGQTAAQTLAQKAIAAGIPGEQVDGNDVVAVRHRVGEAIARARDGGGPALIEAITYRLGDHTTADDASRYRDEASVKAHWQHEPLLRLRTHLLALHAWDAAREEALVRACSQQVAQAVETYLAMPPPDPAAMFDCLYAAMPAELQAQLEIARRFPAQHG
- a CDS encoding LysR family transcriptional regulator, which translates into the protein MDRFDQYRVFLQVAEMGSFIKAAHALGLPRASVSAAVQGLEAQVGTRLLHRTTRQVRLSADGAQLLERLRPLLAEVEDIDQLFQAGQRQASGRLNVDMPSRIARRLVAPALPALLRRHPRLQLSLGSSDRAIDLVQEGVDCAVRFGVLADSSLVVRPLGRIALVNCASPAYLREHGEPREPSELRRGHLAVGYASPRTGRDLPWEFLDAEGSAHEAEVATRVSVNNAESYIACCLGGIGLIQIPRFDVQHLLDSGQLLEVMPDWRPPTMPVSLLYPHRRQRSQRLAVFLEWFRALMQPHLEG
- a CDS encoding SDR family oxidoreductase, translating into MADHSIRGKVALIAGGAKNLGGLIARDLAAQGARAIAIHYNSAASRADADATVRALQASGAEAVALQADLTSAGAVERLFADAVAAVGRPDIAINTVGKVLKKPFADISEAEYDEMSAVNAKSAFFFLKEAGRHVNDHGKIVTLVTSLLGAFTPFYAAYAGTKAPVEHFTRAAAKEFGARGISVTAVGPGPMDTPFFYGQEGDDAVAYHKSAAALSPFSPTGLTHIEDVVPLIRHLVSDGWWITGQTLLINGGYTTK
- a CDS encoding MetQ/NlpA family ABC transporter substrate-binding protein, which gives rise to MQYGKFGLAARLAAVVLALGVVHGAAAADPDKKEIRFGATAGPYADQIRYGVKPLLEQRGYKVTIVEFSDYVQPNLALADGAIDANAFQHVAYLKKFSADRKLALSDVVQVPTAPIGIYSRKHKALAEVKPGNTVSLPNDPTNLARAIAILQQIGWVTLKPGTDPIRASERDIDANPHKLKLVQLEAAQLPRSLDDVDYAFVNGNYALASGLKLTSALALEKIPDYYMNLVAVKTADLNKPFVKDIREAYQSAEFKAVTQQRFAGFVPPPYQR
- the clsB gene encoding cardiolipin synthase ClsB gives rise to the protein MTQLPTASDRFRLLENGEEYFPCVFDAIARARRSVLLETFILFEDEVGHKLHAALLAAARRGVRVALTVDGFGSHDLSPAFITSLVDAGVQFCTFSPRPRLFGVRTHIFRRMHRKLIAIDAEVAFVGGLNFSAEHLYQFGPLAKQDYAVEIRGPVARQVHDFLVRAMPGACPPPSLAGPQAGREERDPCTHPARACLVTRDNHRHRNDIEFAYLDAIRAARREVIIANAYFLPGYRLLHALCEAAARGVRVRLLLQGKPDMPWVARAGGLLYAQLQDAGVQILEYVERPFHGKVAVVDDDWATVGSSNLDPLSLSLNLEANLVIRDEAFARHLRSRLEALIGARCRAVPPGLKSPRNRLDALGATLMFHFLRRFPSWAGWLPAHAPRLVQPMPGGRRNARRVVVLRGGAE
- a CDS encoding lysylphosphatidylglycerol synthase domain-containing protein, whose product is MTGAEALTAIRQHAHWPAWRRAIGILFIAAVLALIARKLGTIDWNAVLEALRGFNARTLLPAAGFVALSGLLYSQFDVLGCRYAGHPLPLRRVMAISYVSYTLSLNLGATLGGAGVRYRLYSRAGLSAPQIWSLFVVVVTTNWLGYAVLAGTILAGELVVLPPEWGIPAALTRMLGVLMLAIPAAYLAACALWHGRHRTVRDHDIYVPTVRFAALQCVLSAAHWMSMGAILYALLHTHATYFTVLGVLLASGLAGVVVRIPGGLGVIETVFLTMLGDQVPHGLLLAALIAYRALYYLIPLMIGAVSYFVLEARGKRGDEEEVR
- a CDS encoding O-acetylhomoserine aminocarboxypropyltransferase/cysteine synthase family protein, with the translated sequence MRLETLAVHGGYSPDPTTRAVAVPIYQTVAYAFDNAQHGADLFDLKVAGNIYSRIMNPTNDVLEQRLAALEGGVGALALASGMAAITYAIQTIAEAGDNIVSSSQLYGGTYNLLAHTLPQSGIQTRFADGRNPSSFGDLIDARTKAVFVESVGNPLGNVVDIAAIARVAHNHGVPLIVDNTVPSPYLCRPFEHGADIVVHSLTKYLGGHGNSVGGAIVDSGKFPWAQHKERFRRLNEPDVSYHGVVYTEALGPAAYIGRARVVPLRNTGAALSPFNAFLILQGIETLALRLDRITDNALAIARHLQQHTKVAWVNFAGLPDHPDHALVQQYLGGRGPGILSFGLKQGGREGGARFLDALQLFTRLVNIGDAKSLATHPASTTHRQLNAEELHAAGVSEDMVRLSIGIEHIDDLIEDLDRALAAA